From a region of the Marinomonas mediterranea MMB-1 genome:
- a CDS encoding AMP-binding protein, translating into MKQVMEQVKEPFSHKAQKQARVADSVTNEAWRETELEDYIALIKHNLFAKQVDKTALIFAGQHVSYAEMAESVLRIMTAFEKDGLSSGMVAAVCLRKSPEFIFTVLACTLTGVIWLPIDMDSPAERMHYLLENSRVDRVISQTPIEGKANLDIASLMQIPKMATEDSICYSLDETPAYYLYTSGSTGTPKCVVLNHRATANVIQETVQCWNITDKDCVMAVTPFHHDMSVFDIFATLSVGATLVLPSQEQQKDARAWAELVARHNISIWVSVPAIVDMLFTLSEPEQLSSLRLIAQGGDYIKPTLIERIRGLLPNTRLFSLGGPTETTIWSIWHEIQDHDLDAIPYGKALAFNQYYILNDQLQPCEVGEVGKMYMSGINLSNGYLLDGQLIKNDFLQIRNTQQCLETVFQMSDLGYEREDGSIIFAGREEGYLKVKGVRISAIEVENALSKHSQVKDAIVLSCSHPEDDLTELLALYTKDDAVSEMVSKVELREYLKRSLPLSHIPTKWLSIERLPLTVNGKVDRKTLAKFAQEHFFPLSTSALCAASDIRDSVLNVFKEAVEVSESVSISEQTLLSELNLRPKQLMKISKQLADIFSLPVDFYKIAKCRTLKDVVAYLEKQSCVA; encoded by the coding sequence ATGAAACAGGTCATGGAGCAGGTTAAAGAACCCTTTTCACATAAAGCTCAAAAGCAAGCCAGAGTTGCGGACAGTGTTACCAACGAAGCTTGGCGTGAAACGGAACTTGAGGATTACATTGCCCTAATAAAGCACAATCTTTTTGCTAAGCAAGTAGATAAAACGGCTTTAATTTTTGCGGGACAACACGTTTCTTATGCAGAGATGGCGGAGAGTGTTCTTCGTATTATGACGGCCTTTGAAAAAGACGGGCTGAGCTCGGGAATGGTGGCGGCGGTTTGCTTGCGTAAAAGCCCAGAGTTCATATTTACCGTGCTGGCTTGTACGTTGACGGGGGTGATCTGGCTGCCCATAGATATGGATTCGCCAGCTGAGCGTATGCACTATTTACTAGAAAATAGCCGAGTGGATCGTGTGATTAGTCAAACGCCGATTGAGGGTAAAGCGAACTTAGACATCGCATCTTTGATGCAAATACCTAAGATGGCTACCGAAGACAGTATTTGCTATAGCTTAGATGAAACCCCCGCTTACTATTTGTATACCTCAGGAAGCACAGGAACGCCAAAATGTGTTGTGCTTAATCATCGCGCGACAGCAAATGTGATACAGGAAACGGTTCAATGTTGGAACATCACTGATAAAGATTGTGTGATGGCTGTCACGCCTTTTCATCACGATATGTCGGTATTTGATATTTTTGCTACGTTATCTGTAGGGGCAACTTTGGTGCTTCCTAGTCAAGAGCAGCAAAAAGATGCTCGTGCTTGGGCTGAGTTAGTGGCGCGACATAATATCTCGATTTGGGTGAGTGTGCCGGCTATTGTGGATATGTTGTTTACGTTGAGCGAGCCCGAGCAACTAAGTTCATTGAGGCTCATTGCTCAGGGAGGGGACTATATTAAACCGACCCTTATCGAGCGGATAAGAGGCCTCTTGCCGAACACGCGTTTATTTTCGTTGGGTGGGCCGACAGAAACCACTATTTGGAGTATATGGCACGAAATTCAAGATCATGATCTTGACGCTATTCCCTATGGTAAGGCGTTGGCTTTCAATCAATATTATATATTGAACGATCAGTTACAGCCTTGCGAAGTAGGTGAAGTCGGCAAAATGTATATGTCAGGTATTAATTTATCAAACGGCTATTTGCTTGATGGTCAACTGATTAAAAATGACTTTCTGCAAATTCGCAATACTCAACAATGCCTTGAGACTGTGTTTCAAATGTCCGATTTGGGCTATGAGAGAGAGGATGGTTCTATTATTTTTGCGGGGCGAGAAGAAGGCTATTTGAAAGTTAAAGGTGTTAGGATTTCGGCGATCGAAGTAGAAAATGCGCTTTCAAAGCACTCGCAGGTTAAAGACGCTATTGTACTTAGCTGCTCTCATCCTGAGGACGACTTGACTGAGTTATTGGCGCTTTATACCAAAGACGATGCGGTATCTGAAATGGTATCTAAGGTAGAGTTAAGAGAATATCTAAAACGCTCATTGCCTCTTTCACACATTCCTACCAAATGGCTATCTATTGAACGCTTGCCTTTAACTGTAAATGGCAAGGTAGATAGAAAAACACTGGCGAAATTTGCGCAAGAACACTTCTTTCCTTTGTCGACTAGTGCGCTTTGTGCGGCGTCAGATATTCGAGATTCAGTGCTTAACGTATTTAAAGAGGCTGTTGAAGTCTCGGAGTCTGTTTCTATAAGCGAACAAACACTCTTGTCAGAGCTTAATCTTCGACCTAAGCAATTGATGAAAATATCCAAGCAACTGGCCGATATTTTCTCACTTCCTGTCGACTTTTATAAGATTGCAAAATGTCGGACCCTAAAAGATGTCGTAGCTTATTTAGAGAAACAGAGCTGCGTAGCTTAG
- a CDS encoding condensation domain-containing protein, producing the protein MNDLTPMQAACWFGRDANSVFLGGVSAHLYTEFNTRTLDLHQLEWALQRLYREHAILRMILCQDGQANIQEIPNTPSPILEIEDLKELTEQAKQERLLQKRNEWTHQRLELNRGQVIRFSASLIDLDRFRLHIDSDMIAVDPSSFRLIMEDLAQFYFDIESEFTNVPSFFDWHAALKNHSEYRKLSTRDRQWWQARLKDIAPAPSLPFIKDASNAAQSHCLHERLSLSELTSIETLARQNTLTLSSLFVGVFAFTLDQFIQDSQFRLNVPTFWRAPVLAETDRCVGDFANFLLLNINKAKHRSLASFTQEIASKMVHLLEHSHYSGVNILRDLSRHHGSTQIAPVVFTAALDLSGGKLFSEKVTQAFGSMDWSISQGPQVALDAQVVRIDNGVLINWDIRLDALELHWVNQVFTTFVKTLKALCHTPDLFDHDCNTLLDTIDGKSSSTHQENQQQTPKEEPLSAIQQAYLLGRTNLLPLGGVAMQEFREYKGHFSLPILRERLNSLIKKHDSLRTYICPDKLTQTVHKKAVANLIEVDLSEMSAQAASVYMDSYRARYTHALFDLDLPPWNITAFKVADEQLVVFARFDALILDGRAIATIMNELFASEDIHSEPLVLEQDEPENDVPREAAREYWCTKLSDIKLAPQIPWRKPLESINDAKFERLNITLDKKVYRQFYKLSAKRGLFKNTAIMSVILEILAYWSKDQFIYTALPVLPLYSGALANRSTFIAVTWEHNQLDLTGKAKHLQNDIHEGLQYLSFSGVDIARQLVEQCNAKPILPVVITNGLSWPTPPKDQTMQLASGLTQTPQIAMDIRFTKKKEGGLIFSIDYVIDALEASAVMSLLEALKTAIHDIVNTQEFHFDASNYLIDRQKKSPGSDKSLPHDDNQTMQDQISRVYSDVIGIQGSKQLDKDTNFMSMGLKPQHFKRIMSSLNDTFSLKMSVKDIIKCRNINEVEHLLKKSI; encoded by the coding sequence ATGAACGATTTAACCCCAATGCAGGCAGCATGCTGGTTTGGACGTGACGCCAATTCAGTTTTTTTGGGAGGTGTTTCAGCGCATCTCTACACGGAATTTAATACTCGAACACTTGATTTGCACCAATTAGAGTGGGCACTTCAACGTCTTTATCGAGAACATGCGATACTTAGGATGATCTTGTGCCAAGACGGTCAGGCTAACATTCAAGAGATACCTAATACCCCCTCACCCATTCTCGAAATAGAAGACCTGAAGGAATTAACCGAGCAGGCGAAGCAAGAAAGGCTATTGCAGAAACGTAATGAATGGACGCATCAGCGATTAGAATTAAACCGTGGTCAGGTCATTCGATTCTCGGCAAGTCTTATAGATCTGGATCGTTTTCGCCTACACATTGACAGCGATATGATTGCTGTAGATCCCTCTAGTTTTCGATTGATAATGGAAGATCTGGCGCAATTCTATTTCGATATTGAATCCGAATTCACCAATGTCCCGTCTTTCTTTGATTGGCACGCTGCGCTAAAGAATCATAGTGAGTACCGCAAACTCTCTACACGTGATCGTCAATGGTGGCAGGCTCGTTTGAAAGATATCGCCCCAGCCCCATCATTGCCCTTTATCAAAGATGCGTCAAACGCAGCGCAAAGCCATTGTCTTCATGAGAGGCTTTCGCTTAGTGAATTGACATCAATCGAAACTCTGGCTCGTCAGAATACGCTGACTTTATCCAGTTTATTTGTGGGTGTCTTCGCATTCACACTTGATCAATTTATCCAAGATAGTCAATTCAGACTGAATGTTCCAACCTTTTGGCGTGCACCAGTTTTGGCGGAGACAGACCGCTGCGTAGGAGATTTTGCAAATTTCCTTTTATTGAATATCAATAAAGCAAAACATCGAAGTTTAGCCTCTTTCACACAAGAAATTGCGTCTAAAATGGTACATCTGCTCGAACACTCTCATTATTCGGGCGTTAATATACTTCGCGATTTATCGCGCCATCATGGCAGTACACAAATTGCGCCAGTAGTATTTACCGCGGCATTAGACTTATCTGGTGGCAAACTTTTCTCTGAAAAGGTGACACAAGCATTTGGCTCAATGGACTGGAGTATATCCCAAGGCCCACAAGTCGCTCTCGATGCTCAAGTAGTAAGAATTGATAACGGCGTTTTAATCAATTGGGATATTCGTTTAGATGCGTTAGAGCTGCACTGGGTTAACCAAGTATTTACCACTTTCGTAAAGACTCTAAAAGCGCTATGTCACACTCCAGATTTGTTTGATCATGACTGCAATACCCTACTTGACACTATCGATGGGAAAAGTTCATCGACGCATCAGGAAAACCAACAACAGACTCCGAAAGAAGAACCACTCTCTGCCATACAACAAGCTTATTTATTGGGACGTACGAATTTGCTTCCATTGGGAGGCGTCGCCATGCAGGAGTTTCGTGAATATAAAGGTCATTTCTCTCTACCGATTCTACGTGAGCGCCTTAACTCGCTGATCAAGAAACACGACAGTCTGCGAACCTACATTTGTCCAGATAAACTCACGCAAACGGTCCATAAAAAGGCCGTCGCCAACTTAATAGAGGTCGATTTAAGTGAGATGTCAGCTCAAGCCGCCTCCGTTTATATGGACAGTTACCGAGCGAGATACACACACGCTCTGTTTGACTTAGACCTACCCCCTTGGAATATTACGGCATTTAAAGTGGCAGATGAGCAACTTGTAGTCTTTGCTCGTTTCGATGCTTTAATACTCGATGGGCGTGCCATTGCAACGATCATGAATGAATTGTTTGCGTCAGAAGACATCCATTCAGAGCCCTTGGTGTTAGAGCAGGATGAGCCAGAAAATGATGTACCCAGAGAAGCTGCGCGGGAATACTGGTGCACAAAATTATCTGATATCAAACTTGCTCCTCAAATTCCATGGCGAAAACCTCTTGAGAGCATTAATGATGCAAAATTCGAACGACTCAATATCACCCTAGATAAAAAGGTCTATCGTCAGTTTTATAAACTATCGGCTAAGCGTGGCTTATTTAAAAATACAGCCATCATGTCCGTCATTTTGGAAATACTAGCGTATTGGTCAAAAGACCAATTTATCTACACTGCGCTACCGGTTCTGCCTCTATACTCAGGTGCACTAGCGAATCGTTCGACGTTCATAGCCGTTACCTGGGAACACAACCAACTAGATCTCACAGGTAAAGCTAAGCACCTACAGAATGACATCCATGAAGGGCTCCAATATCTGTCATTTTCTGGCGTCGACATCGCACGTCAATTGGTCGAACAATGCAATGCGAAACCGATCCTACCTGTCGTTATTACTAATGGGCTTTCTTGGCCCACGCCCCCTAAAGATCAGACTATGCAGTTAGCCAGTGGATTGACACAAACGCCGCAAATAGCGATGGATATTCGATTTACTAAGAAAAAAGAAGGTGGGCTGATATTCAGTATTGACTACGTGATAGACGCGTTGGAAGCCTCTGCGGTCATGAGCTTGCTTGAAGCTCTAAAAACAGCGATTCATGACATTGTGAATACGCAAGAATTTCACTTTGATGCCTCTAATTATCTGATTGATCGACAAAAGAAGTCACCAGGTAGCGATAAAAGCCTACCCCACGACGACAACCAAACAATGCAAGATCAGATATCAAGAGTTTATTCGGATGTGATAGGAATACAAGGCTCTAAGCAGCTTGATAAAGACACTAACTTTATGAGCATGGGGTTAAAACCGCAACATTTCAAAAGGATTATGAGCAGCTTAAATGACACTTTCTCTCTCAAAATGTCAGTAAAAGACATCATTAAGTGTCGCAACATAAATGAAGTTGAACACTTATTAAAAAAGTCTATTTAA
- the basC gene encoding putative histamine N-monooxygenase, with product MDINNTITGIGLGPFNLGLAALLSKHSDIESVFLERNREFNWHKGLLLSGTTLQVPFFADLVTMADPCHKLSYLNYLHQQDRLYQFYYYESFLIPRVEYNHYCRWAVDQLENCHFGENVSHVSYDDESDLFTVHSELASGQTKTYSSRHLAVGVGTQPNIPQWLAQCDHPLARHASEFADLQETLMQCQKVTVVGSGQSAAECVLALFRSLTPEQVDQGASIRWITQSAGYHPMEYSKLGQECFTPAYMDYFQTLTRDKRREVASNQGLLYKGISCSTISDIFDLLYERSIGGRTPGLTLSPNCSVKSIKQIGLTNGLKIECEHTQLKQTYFLESDAVIAATGYKHHWPSWLEQLKGSVLETDANNDFIVNKDFSAQRCDSGRGKIFIQNPEIYQQGVGGPDLGIGAYRNAHIINQVLDKPYYRISKSTAFQNYGIPEDATLCDFSAL from the coding sequence ATGGACATAAATAACACTATTACAGGAATTGGCCTTGGGCCATTCAATCTTGGCTTAGCCGCATTATTATCAAAGCATAGTGATATAGAATCTGTATTCTTAGAGCGAAATAGAGAGTTCAATTGGCATAAGGGTCTTTTATTATCAGGCACAACGCTACAAGTCCCTTTTTTCGCTGACTTAGTTACGATGGCTGACCCATGCCACAAACTAAGCTATTTAAACTACCTACATCAACAAGATCGCTTGTATCAGTTTTATTATTATGAAAGCTTTTTGATACCACGCGTTGAGTACAATCATTACTGTCGTTGGGCTGTTGATCAGCTAGAGAATTGCCATTTTGGCGAAAATGTAAGTCATGTTTCTTATGATGATGAGAGCGATCTATTTACTGTTCATAGCGAATTAGCTTCTGGACAAACAAAAACATATTCTAGTAGACACCTTGCTGTCGGTGTTGGGACTCAACCGAATATTCCTCAATGGCTCGCACAGTGCGATCACCCTTTAGCACGTCACGCCTCAGAATTCGCGGATCTACAAGAAACGCTAATGCAGTGCCAGAAAGTCACAGTGGTAGGGTCGGGACAAAGCGCAGCCGAATGCGTGTTAGCCTTATTCCGCTCGTTGACACCAGAGCAAGTGGATCAAGGCGCTTCAATTCGATGGATTACCCAATCAGCGGGGTATCATCCTATGGAATATTCTAAACTGGGTCAGGAATGCTTTACTCCCGCTTATATGGACTACTTTCAAACGTTAACACGAGATAAGCGTCGTGAAGTTGCCAGCAATCAAGGTCTATTATACAAAGGCATTAGTTGCTCGACCATTAGCGATATCTTTGATCTATTGTATGAACGCTCCATTGGTGGCCGCACACCGGGGTTAACATTAAGTCCAAATTGCAGTGTTAAATCCATAAAACAGATCGGCCTCACGAATGGTTTAAAAATTGAATGTGAGCATACCCAACTCAAACAAACTTACTTTTTAGAGTCGGACGCCGTCATTGCGGCGACAGGATATAAGCATCACTGGCCTTCCTGGCTAGAACAGCTTAAAGGATCCGTTTTAGAGACCGATGCTAATAACGACTTTATTGTGAATAAAGATTTTAGCGCGCAACGTTGTGACAGCGGACGCGGAAAAATTTTCATACAAAACCCTGAAATATATCAACAAGGTGTAGGTGGCCCCGACCTCGGCATCGGCGCGTACAGAAACGCACACATTATTAATCAGGTTCTCGATAAGCCATATTACAGAATATCAAAGTCAACTGCTTTCCAAAATTACGGTATTCCGGAAGACGCGACGCTATGCGATTTTAGCGCTCTCTAA
- a CDS encoding ABC transporter permease: MALRLSVIFFLLCLVSLMVGSRPIAWQALLDGSQSVWLTLTASRIPRLVAIVLTGVGLSISGVILQHIVRNRFVEPATSGGLDAAKLGVLVSLTMLPSATVTNKVLFAVVFCLLANLLFIAIIRRIEFKNTVLIPVLGLMYGSVLSSVAEFYAYKNNILQSMQGWLLGDFSKVVQGHYELIYLIVPIVILAYAYAHRFTVLGMGQDMSASLGLNYAWTATLGLILVSITVATSVITIGAIPFVGLVIPNLVALKYGENLSRTLPMVALGGACLLLICDILGRLLLYPFEVPIGLTAGGVGGIIFLTLILKGVR; encoded by the coding sequence ATGGCATTAAGGTTATCTGTAATATTTTTCCTATTGTGCTTAGTCTCGCTTATGGTCGGTTCTCGACCTATTGCTTGGCAAGCGTTATTAGATGGATCGCAAAGCGTATGGCTTACACTCACCGCAAGCCGCATACCTCGACTCGTCGCTATTGTCCTCACTGGAGTAGGACTATCAATTAGTGGCGTTATCTTACAGCACATTGTTCGAAATCGATTTGTGGAGCCAGCAACATCTGGCGGATTAGATGCTGCTAAATTGGGCGTACTGGTGTCGTTGACTATGCTGCCAAGCGCCACCGTCACTAACAAAGTCTTGTTTGCCGTGGTCTTTTGCTTACTGGCCAACCTACTCTTTATCGCTATTATTCGCCGTATCGAATTTAAAAATACCGTTTTAATCCCCGTATTAGGCTTAATGTATGGCAGCGTTTTAAGCTCTGTAGCAGAGTTTTATGCCTACAAAAATAATATTCTACAAAGTATGCAAGGTTGGCTACTAGGCGACTTCTCAAAAGTCGTCCAAGGTCATTATGAGTTAATCTATCTTATTGTCCCCATTGTAATCTTAGCCTACGCCTATGCGCATCGTTTTACCGTTTTGGGTATGGGGCAAGACATGTCAGCGAGTCTTGGGCTCAACTACGCCTGGACAGCCACGCTCGGCCTGATCCTTGTATCAATAACGGTAGCAACTTCGGTTATTACCATTGGCGCAATTCCCTTTGTTGGCCTCGTTATACCCAACCTCGTAGCATTAAAATACGGCGAAAACTTATCTCGAACATTGCCAATGGTAGCGTTGGGTGGGGCGTGCTTACTATTGATATGCGATATTTTAGGACGTTTATTGCTATACCCCTTTGAAGTTCCTATTGGCTTAACCGCCGGTGGTGTCGGTGGAATCATCTTCCTTACATTGATTTTAAAGGGGGTACGATGA
- a CDS encoding iron chelate uptake ABC transporter family permease subunit, whose product MSTTVKIGTTLIVIILLMIAFVFIDSGLDFDYIIPKRLVRLATIILASICLAVSAIVFQTIVGNRILVPSVMGYEAVYLLWQALLLFLLGAQGQNLLSSGGSFIFSLVLMLSYSWALHAWLLPRCKQDIFKLLLFGLVLTMVISTATQYIQLSISPSEFSIFQGLSYTSFNRSKSDTLLYGSIVVLVTLWFGYKKLSLLDVMALGREQSMSLGVDHRRYVKLYLALIAILVAVSTSLVGPTAFMGVFVANIAYALASRHQHKILLPLGCAISIVIFLTAQLFVEHVFNYKTSVSILVNLVCGTYFILLIVRSRGTS is encoded by the coding sequence ATGAGCACGACCGTAAAAATCGGCACGACACTGATCGTTATTATTCTCTTAATGATCGCGTTTGTTTTTATAGACTCTGGGTTAGATTTTGACTATATCATTCCAAAGCGCCTAGTTCGCTTGGCAACGATCATCTTGGCGAGTATATGCTTAGCCGTGTCTGCGATTGTCTTTCAAACCATTGTTGGGAATCGCATCCTAGTTCCCTCGGTTATGGGCTATGAAGCGGTCTATCTATTGTGGCAAGCTCTATTGCTGTTTCTTTTGGGAGCCCAAGGCCAGAACCTATTAAGCAGCGGTGGCAGCTTCATCTTCTCTTTGGTCTTGATGTTGTCATATTCTTGGGCTCTTCATGCTTGGTTATTACCTCGCTGTAAACAAGATATCTTCAAACTATTGCTGTTTGGCCTAGTACTTACAATGGTCATTAGTACCGCCACACAATATATCCAACTGAGTATCAGCCCAAGCGAGTTCTCGATTTTTCAGGGATTAAGCTATACCTCATTTAACCGTTCAAAGTCCGATACGCTTTTGTATGGCTCCATTGTGGTTTTAGTGACACTTTGGTTTGGCTACAAAAAACTATCGCTACTGGATGTAATGGCGCTGGGTCGAGAACAATCTATGTCGCTTGGTGTGGATCATCGTCGCTATGTGAAGTTGTATCTTGCATTGATTGCCATCCTAGTCGCCGTCTCCACCAGCTTAGTCGGTCCGACTGCTTTTATGGGTGTTTTTGTTGCCAATATTGCTTACGCCCTAGCAAGCCGACATCAACACAAAATTTTACTGCCGCTTGGCTGCGCTATTTCGATCGTAATTTTTCTCACTGCGCAGCTCTTCGTTGAGCATGTTTTCAACTATAAAACCAGTGTCAGCATCCTCGTTAACCTTGTCTGCGGTACTTATTTTATTCTTTTGATTGTCCGTTCTAGAGGGACCTCATGA
- a CDS encoding iron ABC transporter ATP-binding protein: MISVHNLRKDYGKQPVLNNIDLEFPSKSVTSLIGPNGAGKSTLLMMMAKLLEPTNGHVTLKNKDINNIPTSQYAHHVATLRQSPGFNLRLTVDELISFGRFPYSRGALTQEDKRIVDEAIAFLGLESLRQAYLDELSGGQRQMAFLAMTIAQQTDILLLDEPLNNLDMKHAVQIMQALRRLCDEYERTVVLVIHDINFAANYSDHIVALKGGELHFSGPSDNVITEANLSDLYELEFDIVRGPRGCLCNYYK, encoded by the coding sequence ATGATCTCTGTTCACAACCTTCGCAAAGATTACGGTAAACAACCCGTACTCAATAATATTGACTTAGAGTTTCCTTCTAAAAGCGTTACTTCGCTGATAGGACCAAATGGGGCGGGTAAGTCCACCCTCTTAATGATGATGGCTAAGCTATTAGAGCCCACTAACGGTCATGTAACACTAAAAAATAAAGATATTAATAACATACCAACGTCTCAATACGCTCATCATGTTGCGACGCTACGCCAGTCACCCGGCTTCAACTTACGTTTGACCGTCGATGAGCTAATCTCTTTTGGACGTTTTCCCTACAGCCGAGGCGCATTAACACAGGAAGATAAGCGTATTGTCGATGAAGCAATCGCTTTTTTAGGCTTGGAGTCTTTACGTCAAGCCTATTTGGATGAACTTAGCGGTGGCCAACGACAAATGGCTTTTTTAGCCATGACCATCGCCCAGCAAACAGACATTTTATTGTTAGATGAACCGTTAAATAACTTGGACATGAAACACGCCGTACAGATTATGCAAGCGCTCCGCCGTCTTTGCGATGAATACGAACGTACGGTTGTCTTAGTCATACACGATATTAACTTTGCCGCGAATTATTCAGATCACATCGTCGCGTTGAAAGGGGGAGAACTGCATTTCAGTGGTCCCTCAGACAACGTTATCACGGAAGCAAACCTCAGCGATCTATACGAACTGGAATTTGACATTGTTCGAGGCCCACGGGGTTGCCTTTGCAACTACTATAAGTAA
- a CDS encoding siderophore ABC transporter substrate-binding protein codes for MNLRIKNKYWLATLGVLAITLQGCEDKSAATASSTTDQFSKPITVTHELGTAVIDHRPQRVAALDMNEVDFLDQLEIPIAGMVKDYVPHYLKQYKNDTSIKDLGAIVQPNIERVHTLKPDLILMTPLHAANYQELADIAPTLHFDDSIKNHITKVEEHLTTLGQIFGKEELAEKKVEQLQSKVKQVQQLASSRPEKALVVLHNNGAFRNLGPNSRYGFVFEELGVKTASKVAEASLHGQPISSEFIQQADPDILYIVDRTAVMERRSTINYDDVSNPLLRQTKAWKTNHVVFVDADAWYIAASSPTAINIMLDDITKGYKTE; via the coding sequence ATGAATCTACGTATTAAAAATAAATATTGGCTTGCCACTCTGGGTGTTCTAGCCATCACTTTGCAGGGATGCGAGGATAAGTCAGCCGCCACTGCATCTTCTACCACCGATCAATTTTCTAAACCTATCACCGTCACTCATGAACTGGGCACTGCTGTGATTGACCACCGTCCACAACGAGTGGCAGCACTGGACATGAATGAAGTGGACTTTCTAGACCAACTAGAGATACCTATCGCAGGCATGGTGAAAGACTACGTCCCTCATTACCTAAAACAGTATAAGAATGATACATCTATTAAAGATTTAGGTGCCATTGTTCAACCCAATATAGAACGCGTGCACACGTTAAAGCCCGACCTCATTTTAATGACCCCTTTGCACGCAGCAAACTATCAAGAATTAGCAGATATTGCACCCACCCTACATTTTGATGACAGCATCAAAAACCATATTACCAAAGTAGAAGAACACCTTACCACGTTAGGGCAAATTTTCGGCAAAGAAGAGCTCGCTGAGAAAAAAGTCGAACAATTGCAAAGCAAAGTAAAACAAGTACAACAATTAGCAAGCAGCCGCCCTGAAAAGGCATTGGTGGTACTTCATAACAATGGTGCTTTCCGCAACCTCGGTCCAAACTCACGTTACGGCTTTGTTTTCGAAGAACTGGGCGTTAAAACGGCCAGCAAGGTGGCTGAAGCCTCGTTACATGGACAGCCAATCTCTAGTGAGTTCATCCAACAAGCGGATCCAGATATTCTCTATATTGTTGATCGAACCGCAGTCATGGAACGTCGCTCAACGATTAACTATGACGATGTAAGTAACCCTCTTTTGCGACAAACCAAAGCATGGAAAACAAACCATGTTGTGTTTGTGGATGCAGACGCATGGTACATAGCAGCCTCAAGTCCAACTGCCATCAACATCATGCTGGATGACATTACTAAGGGATATAAAACAGAATAA